From the Musa acuminata AAA Group cultivar baxijiao chromosome BXJ3-7, Cavendish_Baxijiao_AAA, whole genome shotgun sequence genome, one window contains:
- the LOC103992970 gene encoding transcription factor MUTE-like — translation MSHIAVERNRRRQMNEHLKVLRTLTPSFYIKRGDQASIIGGAIEFIKELQQVLHSLEAKKKRKSLSPSPTPSPRPLLQLTSSPTSSSPDTVKELGACCNSPVADVEAKLSGSNVLLRTLSKRIPGQVVKIITVLERQAFEILHLNISSMEDTVLYSFVIKIGLECQLSVEELALEVQKSFCEEIGYPKSLGDACTIDG, via the exons ATGTCCCACATCGCCGTCGAAAGGAACAGGAGAAGGCAGATGAACGAGCATCTCAAGGTCCTGCGCACCCTCACCCCTTCCTTCTACATCAAGAGG GGAGACCAAGCATCCATCATCGGAGGAGCCATAGAGTTCATCAAGGAGCTGCAGCAGGTCCTGCACTCCCTGGAGGCCAAGAAGAAGCGTAAGAGCTTGAGCCCCAGCCCAACTCCGAGCCCACGGCCGCTTCTCCAGCTGACATCATCACCGACGTCCAGCAGCCCCGACACGGTCAAGGAGCTCGGCGCCTGCTGCAACTCCCCCGTCGCGGATGTCGAGGCCAAGCTTTCCGGCTCCAACGTGCTTCTGAGGACGCTCTCCAAGCGCATCCCGGGTCAGGTGGTCAAGATCATCACCGTCCTCGAGAGGCAGGCGTTCGAAATCCTCCACCTCAACATCAGCAGCATGGAAGACACCGTGCTCTACTCCTTCGTCATCAAG ATTGGACTCGAATGCCAACTGAGTGTGGAAGAGCTTGCGTTAGAGGTCCAAAAGAGCTTTTGCGAAGAGATTGGGTACCCAAAAAGCTTAGGTGATGCATGTACTATAGATGGTTGA